The following DNA comes from Streptomyces sp. NBC_00690.
GCCCGTGCTTGCCCTGGGCCTTCTCGAACAGGTACCGGGCGGGATTGCGGAGCGTGGGCCCGTAGTAGTCGTTGGAGCCGAAGACGTACACGCCCGGGAACTCCATGAGCGGGCCGAGTGCGTCTAGGGTTTCCGGGACTCCCTCCGGGTCGGAGAGGTTGTCGCCGGTGTTCACCACGAAGTCCGGCCGCAGGCCCGCGAGGGACTGGAGCCAGGCACGCTTCTTGCGCTGGCCGCTGACCATGTGGATGTCCGATACCTGGAGCACCCGAAGAGGGCGCATTCCCTTGGGCAGGACCGGGACCGTGAGCCGTCGGAGGCGGAAGGAACGGGCCTCGATGCCGGCCGCGTAGGCGATGCCGGCCGCTCCGACTGCCGTGATTGCCAGGGGAACTCCAAAGCGTGCGCGCATATGTCCATCGTCGCAGACAAGGGGGTACGAAGTGACGGGGTGGGTCGAGTTAATGATCACTCGGCCCTTGCGGGTGCCGCTCGGGCGGGAGTCCCGGACCGTTGTCGTAGGCGAGCGCGGACGCCGGACCTCCGCGAAATGACCGGGCACGTCCGCATCCTCACCTGCCACACTGAGCCGTATGACCACGCTCAAGTCCAAGCTCCACGATGACCTGATCGCAGCGATCAGGGCCCGCGACGAACTGCGCACTTCCACCTTGAGGCTGACCCTCTCTGCCATCACCACCGAAGAGGTGTCGGGCAAGAGTGCCCGCGAGCTCTCCGACGACGAGGTGCAGAAGGTGATTGCCCGCGAGGCGAAGAAGCGCAGGGAGGCCGCGGAAGCCTTTGCCAACGGTGGACGGGCGGAGCAGGCCGAGCGCGAGCGGGCCGAGGGTGAGCTGTTGGGCGAGTACCTGCCGCAGCAGCTCACGGATGACGAGCTCCAGCAGATCGTGGCCCGGGCCGTGGACGAGGCCAAGGCGGACGGTGCCGAGGGGCCCAGGGCCATGGGTGCCGTGATGAAGAAGGTGAATCCGCAGGTCGCCGGGCGGGCCGAGGGCGGTCGGGTGGCCGCCACCGTCAAGCGGCTCCTCGCGGGCTGACCGCGGGGTCGTCGAAACAGTGGCCCGAGCGGTGGGTGGGCAGGTCTCGGCACCTGATCATTTTCGTTCGGGACGGGTGGTTGGTTGCCCCGCGGGGCAACCACCGCCCCTGCATCGACCGGTCAGCGGGAGAGCCCTCGCAACCTCGTGATGCGCAGCAAAGTTCCGGATGTGGACCGGTGACCGGCCCCCGACCCGTCGAAGGGCCGACACCAGACACATCGGACGTACTGAAGGGCCGAGGCATCACCATGCCTCGGCCCTTCAACACTTTTTGTCAGTCTCCTGCGCCGTCGCCGCCGCCGTTGTCCCCGCCGCGGTTGTCGCCGCCCCCCGTCTGGTCCGAGGGAAGGGAGATACCGGGCCAGGGCTGCTGACCGTCGCCGCCGGATCCGCCGTTGTCTCCCGGCCTGCCGTCTCCCGGCTTGCCGTCGTCGGGCCGGCCTTCGTTGCCGTCGCCTCCGCCGTTGTCCTCGCCGTCCTCGTCCGGCTTCTTACTCGGATCCGGACCGTCGGGGATCGACACCTTGTTGAAGGTGGGTGCGTCCCAGCCCTCCAGCGCGCCGTTCATCGCGTCCCGCCAGATGGGGCCCGGGACCTGACCGCCGAAGACCTTGGAGTGATAGACGTCGCCGATGGTGATGTTCATCATCTTCACCTGCTGAGTGGGGCTACCCACCCAGACGGCCCCGGACAGGTTGGGCGTGTAGCCGACGAACCACGCGTTGCGGCGCTCGTCCGTCGTACCCGTCTTGCCCGCGTTGTCGCGGCTCGACAGACCCGCCTGCTGGCCCGTGCCGGAGTCGACCACACCGCCCAGCAGGGTGTTGATCGTGTCGGCGGTCTGCTCGTTCAGCACCTTCTCGCAGGTGCTCTGCGGCACCTTGAGGCTTCGGCCGTCCGCCGTGCGGATCGACTCGATGGCGGTGGGGCTGCAGTACGTCCCCCGACTGGCGAACGTCGCGTAGGCACTGGCCATCGTCAGCGGCGAGATCGCGGTCGAGCCCAGCGTCAGCGGTGAGGGAGCGACCGGCAGTTTGGTGCCGTCGCCCTGGGTCACCCTCAGCTTGTCGGTCATCTCGACGACCGGGCAGAGCCCTATGTCCTCGATCATCTGGACGAAGTAGGTGTTGACCGACATCTCCATCGCCTTCTTCAGCGCGTACGGCCCCACCTCCTTCTCGTTCTCGTTCTCCAGGACTTCCTTTGCCGAGTTGTGCCAGGTCCCGCCGTCGCACATGGGGATCGAGTCGGGGTACGGCATCTGGTACGGCGCCGGATACACCTGCGTCGGGGGCCTGCCCTGCTCCAGGGCCGCCGCCGCCACGAACGGCTTGAAGGTCGATCCGACCGGGAAGCCGTAGTTCGAGCCGCCGGCCTTCTTGTCGACGGAGTAGTTGATCTCCGTCTCGTTCTTGCCGTATCCGTACGGGCGGGACTGACCCATGGCGAGGACCTTGCCGGTACCGGGCTGGACGATCGTCACCGCGGTGGCGACCTTGTCCGACTTGTACACGTGCCTCTTGATCGACTTCTGGGTCGACTTCTGCGCCTGCGGGTCGAGAGTGGTCTTGATCGTCAGCCCGCCGCGGTCCCAGACCTTCCGGCGGTCGTCACGGGTCTTGCCGAAAGCCTGGTCGGACAGGAAGGACTTCCGCACGTAGTCGCAGAAGAAGCCCGCTCCGTTGACCGCGGTGATGCAGCCGTTCTTCGGCTCGCTCACGTTGAGCTTGATCGGGGTGGCCTTGGCCCGTGCCGCTTCCTCGGGGGAGATGTCACCCACCTCCAGCATCCGCTGGAGGACGATGTTGCGGCGCTTGGTGGCCTCTTCCGCATCGTTGACCGGGTCATAGCGGCTGGGCGACTGGACGAGACCGGCGAGCAGCGCGGCCTGTTCCAGATTCAGGTCCTTCGCCTTCTTGGAGAAGAAGCGCTGGGAGGCTGCCTCGACGCCGTAGGACTTCTGGCCGAAGTACGTGATGTTCAGGTAGTTCTTGAGGATCGTCTTCTTACCCAGCTCTTCCTCGAGCTGGATCGCGTACTTCAACTCCTGGATCTTGCGGCCGAGGGTCTGTTGGGTGGCCTCGGCGAACTTCTCGGCGTCGTCCCCCGCTTCCTCGACGAAGACGTTCTTCACGTACTGCTGCGTCAAGGTCGACGCGCCCTGAGCGACCTCGCCGCTCGTTGCGTTCTTGTTGAGCGCCCGCAGCACGCCCTTGAGGTCGATCGCCCCGTGCTCGTAGAAGCGCGAGTCCTCGATCGCGACGATCGCCTTCTGCATGTGGGGCGAGATGTCCTTGAGCGGCACCACCGTGCGGTCGCGTGAGTACACCGTGGCGATCAGGCCGCCTTTGGAGTCCAGGATGGTGGTGCGCTGACTCAGCGGGGGGGTCTTGAGGTTGGCAGGGATCTCGTCGAATCCCTTCACCGTTCCCTTGGCCGCGAGCCCCAGTACCCCGAAGGCCGGCAGGGCGATGCCTGCCAGCACGGCTCCGGAGAGCACGCTGACACCGAGGAACTTGGCGGCTTGCTGGGTCCCGGTCAGACCACCGCCCGAGCGCTTTTTTGGCATGAAGGCAGCCTACGTTCTCATTCGCCGGACATACGTATAGGCCTTGGCCTAAGCTGCTCTCAACTGTCACAGCAGTGCGGTTTTGTATCAAGGCATTCCCCGATTCCGCAGCGAGCCTGTTGCAAAGCGCCTAGTCACAAGGGCGGCAGCGGAGAGCGAAGCGGAATCGCAGGGTCCGTGTCCGAATTCGCATTCAATCCGTCTTATGCGCCCTCTGGTGCGTGCTGTGGCTCAGCTCTTCTGCCCCGGTTTGCCGGGTTCCTCACGCATGTCCTCTGCTCACCCCCCCGAGTGATCTGTTCCGTGCGCATAGTCCGTTCGGGCCATTCAAGATTGGGCCCGAAGGGGGTGTTGCGCTGTGCCTGCCTTCCGTAACGTCCTCAACTGGCAGCGGTGAATATGCCGCTGCCGCCGTGGGGGAGCCTCGATTCGGGAGAGGACGGCGCCGGGATGGGCTGGGTAACCGACTGGAGTGCGCAGGCAGCCTGCCGCACTACCGATCCGGATGAACTGTTCGTTCAAGGAGCAGCGCAGAACAGGGCCAAGGCGGTGTGCACCGGATGTCCGGTGCGGACCGAATGCCTGGCCGACGCCCTCGACAACCGGGTGGAATTCGGTGTCTGGGGCGGAATGACCGAAAGGGAGCGGCGTGCACTTCTGCGCCGACGTCCCACGGTCACCTCGTGGCGCAGACTCTTGGAGACCGCGCGCACGGAGTACGAGCGCAGTGCGGGCATTCTGCCCGTTGGTCTCGATGACGATGAGACCTACGAGACGTACGCAGCTGTGGGGTAGTCACAGCGGGGAGATCCCCCGCGGGTGCACCACCTCGCACGATTCAGTCGACATGGAATCCACCCGTGTCGGAACACAACAGAGGCACCACAGGTACTACGGATAGGACGGGCAGGACAGGCTTGCGGGAGCCTGTTCGCCGAGTCCCTTCATTTGCCGGGCTCTGTACCGGGCCGCGGGCCTCATATGTCGGCTTCGTGCTGCCATGTGTGATGCTGCCACTCTTCTTACGCCGTGCCGGCGAAGCATCCGGCTCCGGGCGATGCGTCCCGGTCCTTCAACTCAACCGCCCAGCGTGGTGACGCCCTGTCAGGGGCTAGCGAGGTCACCCCTTGCATCATTGCCGGATGCCAGTCCCGGGCACGGTCGCCATGGGCATCGAGCAGGTCTCTCTCACTGGTGCCGTTTCGACTGTCTAGCCCTTCGGTCCGTATCGGTCGCGGGGGAGCTGACCGCAGGTCCGAAGTATCCAGCGCAGTCGCCAGGACTTCACTGTCCGGCGATCGAGTCTCCTGCGGCGGCCAGTTGGTCACCGATGGCCCTCAGGCCCGCGAGGTCGTGGACATCGCCAGGGAGAGCTGAGACCTCGGCTACTGCCACTTCCGGGTGCAGCGCGGTGAAACGGTCGCGCGTTCGCTGCTCACGCGCGAGTACCTGCATCCTTTCCGCATGAAGACGCAGCAGACCGGCCGTCAGTTGCTCGGCAGTGGGGTCCGCTGTGGTGGATACGACCTTCTGGGGCACGTGGGCATCATCCATGGGCTGCGCGGTATGCGCGGTGTGCTCGGGAGTGTTGTCCTGCTCGGGGTTGTGCGCCGGTGTGTGGCTTTCGGGCGGGGGTTCGGGAGAGGCGCCCGAAGCCTCACGAACACCAGTCTTCCCGCCCCCCTGATCCACAATGCCCTCACCATCAATATTTTCTGACGTAATTCCCGAGGCGAGGATCTCCGCTGCTGCGAGGGCCCGTTCGGCGGAGAACTGGGCGGCTCGGCTTCCGTGTACGCGGTTCAGCACCAGCCCGGCCAGCGGCATCTCCTCCTCCGCCAAGCGCTCCACGAAGTACGCGGCCTCCCGCAGGGCGTCCCGCTCCGGAGCGGCCACGACCAGGAACGCCGTACCAGGGGCCTGAAGCAGGCGGTAGGTGGCATCGGCGCGGGTGCGGAAGCCCCCGAACATGGTGTCCATCGCCGATACGAACGTCTGGACGTCCCGCAGCAGCTGACCGCCCAGCAGTTTTCCCAGGGTGCCCGTCATCATCGTCATGCCGACGTTGAGGAACTTCATCCCCGCCCGGCCACCCATCTTCGCCGGGGTCACCAGCAGCTTGATGAAGGTGCCGTCGAGGAATGATCCCAGTCGCTTGGGAGCGTCGAGGAAGTCCAGGGCACTGCGTGACGGAGGCGTGTCGACGATGATCAGGTCCCACTCGTCCCGAGCGCGCAACTGCCCCAGCTTCTCCATCGCCATGTACTCCTGCGTACCGGCGAAGCCGGCCGAGAGTGACTGGTAGAAGGGGTTGTTCAAGATGGCCTGGGCTCGCTCGGCATCCGCGTGCGCCTCGACGAACTCGTCGAAGGTCCGCTTCATGTCGAGCATCATGGCGTGGAGCTCACCGGACGAGCCATCGACGTTGCCCTCTATGCCCTTCACCCGGCGCGGAGTGTTGTCGAGGGAATCGATGCCCAGGGACTGGGCCAGTCGTCGAGCCGGGTCGATGGTCAGCACTACGACACGACGGCCGCGCTCAGCTGCCCGTACCCCGAGCGCCGCTGCGGTGGTCGTCTTGCCGACGCCTCCGGAGCCACAGCAGACGATGATGCGGGTGGCGGGGTCATCGATGAGCGGGTCGACTTCGAGAGGCGTTGCCGACGCGTCCAAGGTCATGTGCCGGTCCCTTGCTTCCGCAGTTCCTTCGACAGTTGGTAGAGCCCTGCGAGATCGACGCCTTCGCTCAACAGGGGGAGTTCATGGGTGGGCAGGTCCAGCCGGCTCAGCGCCATACGCTGGTCCCGCTCCAGACCGACCCGCTGGGCGTGATCGGCCGCCTGCTCCAACAGCGGAGCGACAAGTTCGTCGGCACCGCTCACGCCCGCCGCGACGAGGGTTCTGGCGATCTCGGACCTGCGGTCACCCGCGGCACTGTTGACCGCCTGCTCGTCTAGGAGGTGCGGACGGACCATGTTCACGATCACACTGCCGACCGGTAGATCGGCCGCGCGCAGCTCCGCCACCCCGTCCGCAGTCTCCTGGACCGGCATCTCCTCCAGGAGAGTCACCAGATGGACCGCGGTCTGGGGGGACTTGAGGACCCGCATCACCGCCTGGGCCTGGTTGTATATGGGACCGAATTTCGCCAGCCCCGCCACCTCGTCGTTCACATTGAGGAACCGGGTGATCCGGCCGGTGGGTGGCGCGTCCATGATGACGTGGTCGTAGGCGTAGGCGCCTTGTTTGGTCCGCCGGCGAACGGCTTCGCACGCCTTGCCGGTGAGCAGTACGTCTCGGACTCCGGGCGCGATCGTGGTGGCGAAGTCGATGGCGCCGAGCTTCTTGAGCGCCCGGCCTGCGCTGCCAAGCTTGTAGAACATCTGGAGGTAGTCGAGCAGCGCTCGTTCCGCGTCGATGGCCAGGGCGAAGACCTCACCGCCACCGGAGGCGACGGCGATCTTTCGCTCCTCATAGGGGAGCGCCTCCGTCTCGAACAGTTGGGCGATGCCTTGCCTCCCCTCGACCTCGACGAGAAGAGTTCGCTTTCCCTCGGTTGCGAGGGCGAGCGCGAGGGCGGCGGCCACCGTGGTCTTACCGGTGCCACCCTTGCCACTGACCACCTGGAACCTGCTCACGCATTCGAGCCTAACCAGTTGAACCACGACCTACGCACGAGGTGGTGTGCGGGCTGCGTCACGTGGGCATTGCCGGCCGTGCTTCGGGCGGGCGTTCCTCGGCTCCTGGGGCGCTCCGCCCGATGCGGGACCGCAGCCGTTGATCCCGTCCCGCAGATCGAAGCCCTGCGGGCTCCTCGGGTGCGGAGAGACTGTGCTCTGCGGCTACAGTCGCCTCCATGACCAAGTGGGAATACGTCACCGTGCCTCTTCTCGTGCACGCGACCAAGCAGATTCTGGACACCTGGGGCGACGACGGCTGGGAGCTCGTCCAGGTCGTGCCCGGGCCGAACCCCGAGCAGCTCGTGGCCTATCTGAAGCGGGCGAAGTCGTCGTGAGCGGCGCCGTAGAAGCCAGGCTGGCGGAGCTGGGCCTGACCCTGCCGGAGGTGGTGCCACCGTTGGCCACCTACCAGCCGGCCGTGATCTCGGGCTCGTACGTCTATACCGCGGGCCAGCTCCCGATGGTCGAGGGAAAGCTTCCCGTCACCGGCAAGGTGGGGGCC
Coding sequences within:
- a CDS encoding ArsA family ATPase, whose product is MTLDASATPLEVDPLIDDPATRIIVCCGSGGVGKTTTAAALGVRAAERGRRVVVLTIDPARRLAQSLGIDSLDNTPRRVKGIEGNVDGSSGELHAMMLDMKRTFDEFVEAHADAERAQAILNNPFYQSLSAGFAGTQEYMAMEKLGQLRARDEWDLIIVDTPPSRSALDFLDAPKRLGSFLDGTFIKLLVTPAKMGGRAGMKFLNVGMTMMTGTLGKLLGGQLLRDVQTFVSAMDTMFGGFRTRADATYRLLQAPGTAFLVVAAPERDALREAAYFVERLAEEEMPLAGLVLNRVHGSRAAQFSAERALAAAEILASGITSENIDGEGIVDQGGGKTGVREASGASPEPPPESHTPAHNPEQDNTPEHTAHTAQPMDDAHVPQKVVSTTADPTAEQLTAGLLRLHAERMQVLAREQRTRDRFTALHPEVAVAEVSALPGDVHDLAGLRAIGDQLAAAGDSIAGQ
- a CDS encoding WhiB family transcriptional regulator; the protein is MGWVTDWSAQAACRTTDPDELFVQGAAQNRAKAVCTGCPVRTECLADALDNRVEFGVWGGMTERERRALLRRRPTVTSWRRLLETARTEYERSAGILPVGLDDDETYETYAAVG
- a CDS encoding transglycosylase domain-containing protein; amino-acid sequence: MPKKRSGGGLTGTQQAAKFLGVSVLSGAVLAGIALPAFGVLGLAAKGTVKGFDEIPANLKTPPLSQRTTILDSKGGLIATVYSRDRTVVPLKDISPHMQKAIVAIEDSRFYEHGAIDLKGVLRALNKNATSGEVAQGASTLTQQYVKNVFVEEAGDDAEKFAEATQQTLGRKIQELKYAIQLEEELGKKTILKNYLNITYFGQKSYGVEAASQRFFSKKAKDLNLEQAALLAGLVQSPSRYDPVNDAEEATKRRNIVLQRMLEVGDISPEEAARAKATPIKLNVSEPKNGCITAVNGAGFFCDYVRKSFLSDQAFGKTRDDRRKVWDRGGLTIKTTLDPQAQKSTQKSIKRHVYKSDKVATAVTIVQPGTGKVLAMGQSRPYGYGKNETEINYSVDKKAGGSNYGFPVGSTFKPFVAAAALEQGRPPTQVYPAPYQMPYPDSIPMCDGGTWHNSAKEVLENENEKEVGPYALKKAMEMSVNTYFVQMIEDIGLCPVVEMTDKLRVTQGDGTKLPVAPSPLTLGSTAISPLTMASAYATFASRGTYCSPTAIESIRTADGRSLKVPQSTCEKVLNEQTADTINTLLGGVVDSGTGQQAGLSSRDNAGKTGTTDERRNAWFVGYTPNLSGAVWVGSPTQQVKMMNITIGDVYHSKVFGGQVPGPIWRDAMNGALEGWDAPTFNKVSIPDGPDPSKKPDEDGEDNGGGDGNEGRPDDGKPGDGRPGDNGGSGGDGQQPWPGISLPSDQTGGGDNRGGDNGGGDGAGD
- a CDS encoding ArsA family ATPase — encoded protein: MSRFQVVSGKGGTGKTTVAAALALALATEGKRTLLVEVEGRQGIAQLFETEALPYEERKIAVASGGGEVFALAIDAERALLDYLQMFYKLGSAGRALKKLGAIDFATTIAPGVRDVLLTGKACEAVRRRTKQGAYAYDHVIMDAPPTGRITRFLNVNDEVAGLAKFGPIYNQAQAVMRVLKSPQTAVHLVTLLEEMPVQETADGVAELRAADLPVGSVIVNMVRPHLLDEQAVNSAAGDRRSEIARTLVAAGVSGADELVAPLLEQAADHAQRVGLERDQRMALSRLDLPTHELPLLSEGVDLAGLYQLSKELRKQGTGT
- a CDS encoding GatB/YqeY domain-containing protein codes for the protein MTTLKSKLHDDLIAAIRARDELRTSTLRLTLSAITTEEVSGKSARELSDDEVQKVIAREAKKRREAAEAFANGGRAEQAERERAEGELLGEYLPQQLTDDELQQIVARAVDEAKADGAEGPRAMGAVMKKVNPQVAGRAEGGRVAATVKRLLAG